The Thermodesulfobacteriota bacterium genomic interval TCGGTGCCGTAGCCGAAGCCGGGGTCGAAAAACCCCGCGTAGTGCGTCCTTAACTCCCCGCTCCCGGCTTCATACGGGGCCATATCCGCGGCGCATCCGACGGGTATGCTTATACTCTCCTTGGAGCCCAGTATGTAGAACTCCTCGGGCTCGAGGATGAGCGTATTCTCTTTAGAGTTCCTCTTGATAGGCTCCCAGAACTCTTCCATATTATAGTAGTTTTTCTCTTTTAAATCAACTACTTGGCTGTTTCTTTTGGACTTATAGCCTATTATGCCGTCTTCCCCCCCCTTAAGGTCCACGCTCATGTAGAGCATTCCGCTTGAGAGGTTGCCCTTGCTCAAGGGGACGGGCCTGTCACCGTCATAGAGGAGCGGTGTTTTCTTGTTCAACTCCTTAAGCTGCTTGCCGGTCACCCTGCAACTCTCGCGGTTCTCTCTAAGGCGGAGCTGAACGAGACTCTGCCCCTTCCTCACCTTTACGGTAAAGGACCTCGGCATGACTTCGAGGAAGAGTTCTCCTTTGTATTCCGTGGGTATCTCGTCAAAACGGGGGTTACGGTCGGTTATGACGCGGGTGAAGATATCGAGCCTTCCGGTGGTGGACTTCGGGTTGGCCTTGCCGCCGACGTCCGGGGGCAGA includes:
- a CDS encoding 2'-deoxycytidine 5'-triphosphate deaminase, with product MTVVERSKSGVFSCQELERAIARGVISSDVKIAEAQIQPASLDLRLGGKAYRLVSSFLPDKKQKVFNIFTSGKMIMYEHELTDEGMVLEKNCVYLIPLMERLDLPPDVGGKANPKSTTGRLDIFTRVITDRNPRFDEIPTEYKGELFLEVMPRSFTVKVRKGQSLVQLRLRENRESCRVTGKQLKELNKKTPLLYDGDRPVPLSKGNLSSGMLYMSVDLKGGEDGIIGYKSKRNSQVVDLKEKNYYNMEEFWEPIKRNSKENTLILEPEEFYILGSKESISIPVGCAADMAPYEAGSGELRTHYAGFFDPGFGYGTDGELKGTKAVLEVRAHDVPFMLAHGQSFCNLYFEKMSEVPEKVYGPKIGSSYQYQGIALSKQFKGKE